One Spirochaeta cellobiosiphila DSM 17781 DNA window includes the following coding sequences:
- the atpH gene encoding ATP synthase F1 subunit delta translates to MKGIERIQRYAQALYEVAAKQGVLENIQQDMDYIEEIVGSSEELHEFFHNTKNYSLSDKKVLDTVFIPYVHELTANTIKLLKDNKRLSALPLLPKAYRDIDLMERNITEVTVESASPLDEETKKQILNTMKNKVQGDVLLKESLQPSIIGGVRIIWNNRMIDHSLKGRLKALKVQLSR, encoded by the coding sequence AGCGCTATGCTCAAGCCTTATATGAAGTCGCAGCCAAACAGGGTGTGTTAGAAAACATACAACAAGACATGGACTATATAGAAGAAATAGTAGGAAGTTCAGAGGAATTACATGAATTCTTTCATAATACAAAAAACTATTCTTTAAGCGATAAAAAAGTGCTGGATACCGTGTTTATTCCTTATGTTCATGAATTAACGGCTAATACGATAAAACTACTGAAAGACAATAAGCGATTGTCTGCACTCCCCCTATTACCCAAAGCCTATCGGGATATTGATCTTATGGAAAGGAATATCACCGAAGTTACAGTAGAAAGTGCATCACCCTTAGATGAAGAAACGAAAAAACAGATTCTTAATACTATGAAGAACAAAGTACAAGGTGACGTGCTACTTAAAGAAAGTTTACAACCAAGTATCATCGGCGGGGTACGCATCATCTGGAATAACAGAATGATTGATCATTCACTTAAAGGCCGTTTAAAAGCCTTAAAAGTCCAACTAAGTAGGTAA